One Candidatus Methylomirabilota bacterium DNA segment encodes these proteins:
- a CDS encoding D-alanine--D-alanine ligase encodes MNSSLTRIGLIFGSRSVEREISIMTASKVYEVLLSLQDRFETLPIFLTAEGTWLTGEAVRDLLTVDAEIRKLAERGVAAGSAERAKLDAEKLRLNRERYAPQLDNLDRGLSATGVEPLFLAPDPAVGGLMPQQERKGWLRKALHPTIDLAFPVIHGTHGEDGTIQGLCELADLPYVGAGVAASAVGMDKIVSKLLFQGAGLPVVEGIGITRRELLEDEAAVVKAVECRLNYPVVVKPAVAGSSVGIGVAHDAVEALSLAKRAMRFSRRVLVERAVQQRIEVQCGVLGNYALTVSECEELISSGEVVGYREKYPEDKKPGSADLAPSIIPARIPQALSDEIRSMAVAAFKAIDSRGISRIDFLVDSAAMKPYVNEINTMPGSLSLTLWERSGVKPAELIVRLVELALETHRDKRSTQFKSTEGKALVDRRHLVTPGK; translated from the coding sequence ATGAACAGCAGTCTGACACGCATAGGGCTGATATTCGGAAGTCGCTCGGTAGAGCGAGAGATTTCGATCATGACCGCCAGTAAGGTCTACGAGGTCTTACTCTCGTTACAGGACCGGTTCGAGACGCTGCCGATCTTTCTGACGGCGGAGGGCACCTGGCTCACCGGTGAGGCGGTTCGGGATCTGTTGACGGTCGATGCCGAGATACGCAAGCTGGCGGAGCGAGGCGTCGCGGCAGGATCGGCTGAGCGAGCGAAGCTCGACGCCGAAAAGCTGCGGTTGAATCGGGAGCGATACGCGCCGCAGCTTGACAACCTGGACCGTGGCCTGAGCGCAACGGGGGTTGAGCCGCTCTTTCTGGCGCCTGACCCGGCGGTCGGCGGATTGATGCCGCAGCAGGAGCGGAAAGGCTGGCTTCGCAAGGCGCTTCATCCCACCATCGATCTGGCCTTTCCGGTCATTCATGGGACGCATGGCGAGGATGGAACGATTCAGGGTCTGTGTGAATTGGCCGATCTGCCGTATGTCGGGGCCGGGGTCGCCGCCTCGGCCGTAGGAATGGATAAGATCGTCTCGAAGCTCCTCTTCCAGGGCGCAGGCCTTCCCGTTGTTGAGGGGATCGGTATTACCAGGCGCGAGCTGCTGGAGGATGAAGCGGCCGTCGTGAAGGCGGTTGAGTGCAGGCTGAACTATCCGGTGGTGGTCAAACCTGCCGTCGCAGGTTCCAGCGTTGGTATCGGTGTGGCGCATGATGCGGTCGAAGCGCTGAGTCTGGCGAAGCGTGCGATGCGCTTCAGCCGTCGCGTACTGGTCGAGCGGGCTGTTCAGCAGCGGATCGAGGTGCAATGCGGCGTCCTCGGCAACTACGCGTTGACCGTTTCGGAATGTGAAGAGTTGATCAGTTCAGGTGAGGTTGTGGGCTATCGTGAGAAGTACCCCGAGGACAAGAAGCCGGGGAGCGCAGACTTGGCGCCAAGCATCATCCCAGCCAGAATTCCCCAGGCGCTTTCTGATGAGATACGGTCTATGGCGGTAGCCGCCTTCAAGGCGATCGATTCGCGCGGGATCTCCCGGATTGATTTCCTCGTCGACTCGGCCGCTATGAAGCCGTACGTCAATGAGATCAACACGATGCCGGGATCGCTCTCCCTGACCCTCTGGGAGCGAAGCGGGGTAAAGCCGGCGGAGCTTATCGTTCGCTTGGTAGAATTAGCGCTCGAGACCCATCGAGACAAGCGCTCGACCCAGTTCAAATCGACAGAGGGCAAGGCATTGGTTGATCGGCGGCATCTGGTGACGCCCGGCAAGTAA
- the rsmH gene encoding 16S rRNA (cytosine(1402)-N(4))-methyltransferase RsmH → MTGDVTIEGRHLPVLLEEAIAILQPRSGGRYLDATVGLGGHAEAILIGSAPAGYLCGIDRDAEALALAKTRLGRFESRVELFQGDFAELGAIAVENEWGPFDGILFDLGLSSFQLDNASRGFSFMRDGPLDMRMDRQGGEQSAADLLAGISERELARLLQDYGEERWARRIAARIVQERRTQPLTSTAQLARLVASAVPRRAWPRRIHVATRTFQALRIAVNDELAGLIRGLQDAVELLTTGGRICIISFHSLEDRVVKETLRGWARSEPPRVHLLTKRPVAPTEREIDANPRARSAKLRAAERC, encoded by the coding sequence GTGACGGGGGATGTAACCATCGAGGGCCGGCATCTCCCGGTCCTGTTGGAGGAGGCGATAGCCATCCTGCAACCGCGGTCGGGTGGTCGCTACCTCGATGCGACCGTAGGATTGGGGGGGCACGCGGAAGCCATCCTGATCGGGAGCGCGCCGGCGGGGTACCTGTGCGGGATTGATCGCGATGCTGAGGCGCTGGCCTTGGCCAAAACTCGCCTCGGGCGGTTCGAGAGTCGAGTCGAATTATTCCAGGGTGATTTCGCCGAGTTGGGCGCCATCGCCGTCGAGAACGAATGGGGTCCTTTCGATGGCATCCTGTTTGATCTTGGCCTTTCATCATTCCAACTGGACAATGCTTCCAGGGGATTCAGCTTCATGAGGGACGGACCACTGGACATGCGGATGGATCGTCAGGGAGGCGAGCAGTCGGCGGCAGATCTGCTGGCCGGGATCTCGGAGCGCGAACTCGCGAGGCTGTTGCAGGATTACGGCGAGGAGCGTTGGGCGAGGCGAATCGCGGCGCGGATCGTACAAGAGCGGCGGACACAGCCGCTCACATCCACCGCTCAGCTCGCGCGTCTGGTGGCTTCGGCGGTGCCGCGGCGTGCCTGGCCGCGGCGGATCCATGTCGCGACACGAACCTTCCAAGCCTTACGCATTGCTGTAAACGATGAGTTGGCCGGGCTTATTCGAGGCCTGCAGGATGCTGTTGAGTTGCTTACCACCGGGGGAAGGATCTGTATCATTAGTTTTCACTCTCTCGAGGATCGGGTTGTGAAGGAGACGCTTCGAGGGTGGGCACGTTCGGAGCCGCCGCGTGTCCATCTTCTGACCAAACGGCCGGTTGCCCCAACGGAACGGGAGATTGATGCCAATCCGCGTGCGCGCAGCGCAAAGCTTCGGGCCGCGGAACGGTGCTAG
- a CDS encoding UDP-N-acetylmuramoyl-tripeptide--D-alanyl-D-alanine ligase, with amino-acid sequence MRADKAPWPSFAGRAVAGLLPYMAVVVGRHLDLIYLTQLERYNSARLRGWIVRHWGIVLDGRAALVQVAVLGVGILLAWLPLPAMMFYILWLAAGMWLRARWSSLQVSQRLQWTPRTVRLAAVTFVLAMAAMLATSWLTVAVLSRLMVAPRALLVGIGLAAGLFVVSEVAAGTILAASLSLAPLEQAINQRFYVQATARMRRYPGEVVGITGSYGKTTTKFITAALLQRRYSVFKTPDGVNTTMGIVRVVREALRDDHRFFVVEVAAYGPGEIREVCQVLRPRLGILTAVGVQHLERFGRPERIAEAKYELIGSLPPDGLAIVNADDPVCLRLAERARREGRRVLLYGIGEDERALGVRGRDVKLSSKGSAFRVETEHGVAMFETRLLGSWNIGNVLGATAAALECGVSLEEITDGVRTLTPAPKRLELREEGGVIKLIDVANANPRGAQMALEVLSQFEGGSKILITPGLVELGQIEAEENRRLGRAAAAVCDYVLLVGPQQTQPLREGLREAGFAGSRVLVARHSGEVADCLKTIVQEGDVLLYENRLPDTYLECA; translated from the coding sequence ATGCGGGCGGATAAGGCGCCTTGGCCTTCATTCGCAGGTCGGGCCGTAGCCGGTCTTTTGCCGTATATGGCGGTTGTTGTGGGGCGTCATCTGGATCTGATATACCTCACCCAGTTGGAGCGTTACAACAGCGCGCGCCTGCGAGGCTGGATCGTCAGGCACTGGGGCATAGTTCTGGACGGCCGAGCGGCCCTTGTCCAGGTGGCGGTCCTGGGGGTCGGAATCCTCCTTGCGTGGTTGCCTCTCCCAGCCATGATGTTTTATATCCTCTGGCTGGCCGCCGGGATGTGGCTGAGAGCCCGGTGGTCCTCGCTTCAGGTCAGCCAGCGACTGCAGTGGACGCCCCGAACGGTACGCCTGGCAGCGGTCACGTTCGTCCTGGCGATGGCGGCCATGCTCGCAACCTCTTGGTTGACCGTAGCCGTGCTCTCCCGGCTTATGGTGGCTCCTCGTGCCCTCCTTGTCGGCATCGGCCTGGCTGCGGGTCTTTTTGTAGTGTCCGAGGTTGCAGCCGGCACGATCCTCGCAGCAAGTCTGAGCCTTGCCCCGCTGGAGCAGGCGATCAATCAGCGCTTCTATGTGCAGGCGACGGCGCGCATGCGGCGGTATCCCGGGGAGGTTGTCGGGATCACAGGGAGCTACGGCAAGACCACGACCAAGTTCATCACCGCCGCGTTGCTTCAGAGGCGCTACTCGGTCTTTAAGACGCCTGACGGGGTCAACACCACCATGGGCATTGTTCGGGTTGTCCGTGAGGCGCTGCGGGACGACCACCGCTTCTTCGTTGTCGAGGTGGCGGCATACGGCCCAGGCGAGATCAGGGAGGTGTGCCAGGTCCTGCGGCCCCGGCTCGGTATTCTTACGGCGGTCGGGGTCCAGCACCTCGAGCGTTTCGGCAGGCCGGAGCGGATCGCCGAGGCGAAGTATGAGCTGATCGGTTCGCTCCCGCCGGATGGCCTGGCGATCGTGAACGCCGACGATCCGGTCTGCCTGCGGTTGGCCGAGCGCGCGAGGCGGGAAGGTCGGCGCGTGCTCTTATACGGGATCGGTGAGGACGAGAGGGCGCTGGGCGTCCGCGGGAGAGATGTCAAGCTCTCCAGTAAGGGTTCGGCCTTTCGCGTGGAGACCGAGCATGGCGTCGCCATGTTCGAAACCAGGTTGCTGGGGAGCTGGAACATCGGCAATGTCCTGGGGGCAACGGCCGCGGCGTTGGAGTGCGGCGTGTCCCTGGAGGAGATTACCGACGGCGTACGGACGCTCACACCGGCCCCAAAGCGCCTGGAGCTTCGCGAAGAAGGCGGGGTCATCAAGTTGATCGATGTGGCCAATGCCAACCCGCGCGGGGCGCAGATGGCCTTGGAGGTCCTCAGCCAGTTTGAGGGGGGCTCGAAGATTTTGATAACGCCGGGACTGGTGGAGCTTGGCCAGATCGAGGCGGAGGAGAACCGCCGGTTGGGCCGGGCTGCCGCCGCGGTGTGCGATTACGTGCTGTTGGTGGGGCCACAGCAGACCCAACCGTTGCGGGAAGGACTTCGCGAGGCCGGATTTGCCGGTAGCCGGGTCCTGGTGGCCCGGCACAGCGGCGAAGTGGCCGACTGCCTCAAAACGATCGTTCAAGAGGGTGATGTGCTGCTATACGAGAATCGACTGCCGGACACCTATCTGGAGTGTGCATGA
- the panB gene encoding 3-methyl-2-oxobutanoate hydroxymethyltransferase has translation MTSQTVRTATLQEMKREGRKITMLTAYDYPMALLVDRAGIDLILVGDSGGMTVLGYETTIPVTMDEMLMMTKAVTRAVKRALVVADMPFMSYEAEPADAIRNAGRFIKEGLAHAVKVERGWPSLPCVRAIVDAGIPVMGHVGLTPQTAVLQEGLKVQGKGLDAACRILEDAAALEKAGAFAIVLEAIPGVLARVITKRLTVPTIGIGAGPHCDGQVLVLHDLLGLFDRFVPRFTKQYADLAGTISDAVSRFRQDVIECRFPEAVHTFSIDQETERALLEL, from the coding sequence ATGACCAGTCAGACGGTCAGGACGGCCACCCTACAGGAGATGAAGCGAGAAGGGCGGAAGATCACCATGCTGACGGCGTACGACTACCCGATGGCGCTGCTGGTTGATCGTGCCGGGATCGACCTGATCCTGGTGGGTGACTCCGGGGGAATGACTGTCCTGGGCTATGAGACGACGATCCCGGTCACGATGGATGAGATGCTCATGATGACCAAGGCGGTGACCCGTGCGGTGAAAAGGGCCTTGGTGGTCGCCGACATGCCGTTCATGTCGTACGAGGCTGAGCCGGCCGATGCGATTCGAAACGCCGGACGGTTCATAAAAGAGGGTCTGGCTCACGCCGTCAAGGTCGAGCGCGGTTGGCCCTCGCTGCCATGCGTGAGGGCGATCGTGGACGCGGGGATTCCGGTCATGGGTCATGTCGGGCTTACCCCGCAAACGGCCGTGTTGCAGGAAGGGTTGAAGGTTCAAGGGAAGGGGCTCGACGCCGCCTGCCGCATCCTTGAGGATGCCGCGGCGCTTGAGAAGGCGGGGGCCTTTGCGATCGTGCTGGAGGCGATTCCCGGCGTGCTCGCCAGGGTCATCACCAAGAGGTTGACGGTACCTACCATCGGAATCGGCGCCGGGCCTCACTGCGACGGTCAGGTCCTGGTCCTCCATGATCTGCTTGGGCTTTTCGATCGCTTCGTCCCGAGGTTCACAAAGCAGTACGCTGATCTCGCCGGGACAATCAGCGATGCGGTGAGCCGCTTCCGGCAGGATGTAATCGAATGCCGGTTCCCCGAGGCCGTACACACATTCTCGATCGACCAGGAGACCGAGAGAGCGTTGTTGGAGCTGTGA
- a CDS encoding alpha/beta hydrolase, whose amino-acid sequence MLIRVGDLDTHFTVWGEGRPVILLHGWGTSAESLSVVAKALEDRFRVYALDLPGFGWTPSAATTWGTWEYASYVEAFMDRVGIPMASMVGHSFGGRIALVLAAQRPDRVRSLVLVASAGIRPKRGLLYRVKAGAARLAKRFFSLSLWGRLGERVVAELYRRVGSRDYRNAGPLRATLVKVVGEDLRGILSSIRVPTLIIWGDRDQEVPFSSMEIMARGIPGSRLEVLEGAGHFPFVDRPDRFDQLVREFLCQDSR is encoded by the coding sequence GTGCTGATTCGTGTCGGTGACCTGGACACCCATTTTACCGTATGGGGAGAGGGGAGGCCGGTGATTCTCCTTCATGGATGGGGCACCTCGGCCGAGTCGTTGAGCGTTGTTGCCAAGGCGTTAGAGGATCGATTCCGGGTGTACGCCCTTGATCTGCCGGGTTTCGGCTGGACCCCATCCGCTGCCACAACGTGGGGAACATGGGAGTACGCGTCCTATGTCGAGGCATTTATGGACCGCGTCGGCATCCCGATGGCCAGCATGGTCGGCCATTCATTTGGGGGCCGAATCGCGCTTGTCCTGGCTGCCCAACGGCCTGACAGGGTTCGAAGCCTCGTTCTGGTGGCCAGCGCAGGGATCCGTCCGAAACGAGGTCTCCTGTACCGCGTCAAGGCTGGCGCCGCGAGACTGGCGAAGCGGTTCTTTTCGCTCTCCTTATGGGGTAGGTTGGGCGAGCGGGTCGTTGCCGAACTCTATCGGCGGGTCGGGTCACGGGACTATCGGAATGCCGGACCATTGCGCGCCACGCTGGTCAAGGTCGTTGGCGAAGATCTTCGAGGGATCTTGTCCTCTATACGCGTGCCCACTCTGATCATCTGGGGAGATCGGGACCAGGAGGTGCCTTTTTCCTCGATGGAGATCATGGCGCGTGGGATACCGGGCTCGCGGTTGGAGGTCCTCGAGGGGGCCGGCCATTTCCCGTTTGTCGACAGACCGGACCGTTTTGACCAGTTGGTGAGGGAGTTCTTGTGCCAGGACAGCCGGTGA
- a CDS encoding penicillin-binding protein 2, with the protein MQRRARERSSNKGETTPAPAKRSRLRRRVIVLFCSLAAALTVISGQLFSLQVYQYSALVEVANRQSSRLVPSVARRGTIYDRNGRELAISVGSSSIFARPSEVEDPERTSATLSAVLSLPAEKILEQLRTKKSLVYIKRSASPEEAEAIARLTLKGIGFDAESKRFYPKAQQAAHLLGFVGRDDRGLEGLELQYDAFLAGKRKWIVRQQDAKRRPIFREEAGETQGADLHLTIDEVIQYITERELEAAVTHSGALSGSAIVMDPFSGEILALANYPTFDPNAYAEASAFARRNRAVADYYEPGSAFKAIVGAGALEERLVRPEDRFSGEGGAIEVGGVIIRDHERFQTLTFAEVLAHSSNVGAIKVGQRLGKSHYYDYISGFGFGNLTKIDLPGETPGLIRRPKEWSALSLASLSIGQEISVSPLQMLTAMSAIANGGILVRPYVTKSIVAADGKVVRENVPMQVRRVISEDTAKTLATILKGVVTEGTGKAAAVEGFEVAGKTGTSQKVDRATGRYSRHKVVASFVGFVPVEQPRLAIIVVVDEPSTLRWGGSIAAPTFREIARESLKHLRTTPVGREPFRLAEGIRNATFRLN; encoded by the coding sequence ATGCAGCGTCGTGCTCGCGAGAGGTCATCCAACAAAGGAGAGACCACGCCCGCGCCGGCGAAGCGCAGCCGGTTGCGACGTCGCGTGATCGTGCTGTTCTGCTCGCTTGCGGCCGCCCTCACGGTCATTTCCGGCCAACTGTTTTCTCTCCAGGTATATCAATACTCGGCGCTGGTCGAGGTCGCCAATCGGCAGTCCTCGCGGCTGGTCCCATCAGTTGCCCGGCGCGGAACGATTTACGATCGCAATGGTCGGGAGCTGGCTATCAGCGTCGGAAGTTCCTCGATCTTTGCCCGGCCGTCCGAGGTGGAAGATCCGGAGCGGACCTCCGCAACCCTGTCTGCCGTACTCAGCCTGCCTGCCGAGAAGATCCTTGAGCAATTGCGCACAAAGAAGTCGTTGGTCTACATCAAGCGATCAGCCTCTCCGGAGGAGGCGGAGGCGATCGCGCGCCTCACACTGAAGGGAATCGGATTTGATGCGGAGAGCAAGCGATTTTATCCGAAAGCGCAACAGGCGGCCCACCTGTTGGGATTTGTGGGGAGAGACGATCGTGGGCTGGAAGGACTTGAACTGCAGTACGACGCCTTCCTGGCCGGCAAACGTAAGTGGATTGTGCGACAACAGGACGCCAAGCGTCGACCAATCTTCAGAGAGGAGGCCGGTGAGACGCAGGGTGCAGATCTGCACCTGACGATTGATGAGGTAATCCAATATATCACGGAACGGGAACTGGAAGCCGCGGTGACTCATTCCGGCGCCCTGAGCGGCAGCGCCATTGTGATGGATCCTTTCAGCGGCGAGATCCTGGCGCTTGCCAACTATCCGACGTTTGACCCCAATGCGTATGCCGAGGCGTCGGCGTTCGCCCGTCGGAACCGCGCGGTCGCCGATTACTACGAGCCGGGGTCGGCCTTCAAGGCCATCGTGGGCGCCGGCGCCCTGGAGGAGAGACTCGTGCGACCCGAAGATCGGTTCAGCGGTGAGGGCGGCGCCATTGAGGTGGGCGGGGTCATCATCCGGGATCATGAACGGTTTCAGACCCTTACGTTTGCCGAGGTGCTGGCGCACTCCAGCAATGTCGGGGCCATCAAGGTCGGCCAGCGGCTGGGCAAGAGTCACTACTACGATTACATCAGCGGGTTCGGGTTCGGGAATCTCACTAAGATCGATCTGCCGGGAGAGACGCCCGGTTTGATCCGGCGTCCGAAGGAGTGGTCGGCCCTCTCGCTCGCGTCGCTTTCCATCGGACAGGAGATCTCCGTGAGTCCGCTGCAGATGTTAACAGCGATGAGCGCCATTGCAAACGGCGGTATCCTGGTTCGTCCATACGTTACCAAGTCGATCGTCGCGGCGGACGGCAAAGTAGTCCGCGAGAACGTGCCGATGCAGGTCAGACGAGTCATCTCTGAAGACACCGCGAAAACCCTCGCGACCATCCTCAAAGGGGTCGTGACGGAAGGGACGGGAAAGGCCGCAGCCGTGGAGGGATTCGAGGTGGCCGGTAAGACCGGGACCTCTCAGAAAGTAGATCGAGCCACCGGTCGGTACTCCCGGCATAAGGTGGTAGCGTCATTTGTCGGGTTTGTTCCGGTCGAACAACCTCGACTGGCCATCATCGTCGTCGTCGACGAGCCGAGCACCCTCCGTTGGGGCGGATCGATCGCGGCGCCGACATTCCGGGAGATCGCCCGTGAGTCCTTGAAGCATCTCAGGACCACCCCGGTTGGCCGAGAGCCGTTCAGGCTGGCGGAAGGGATCCGTAATGCGACTTTTCGACTTAATTAA
- a CDS encoding cell division protein FtsL, with protein MRSQGIAALTSVGRDRASSLLKPQVDKIRRFDLLQSLLLGGIVLIVVLFYVWQHIQVVRLGYQVEYFTGERAGLIQQQKELRLEVARLKSLRRVEEIARRQLGLTSPKSGQVIVIE; from the coding sequence ATGAGGAGTCAGGGTATCGCCGCGTTGACGTCGGTTGGACGGGACCGGGCAAGCAGTCTGCTGAAACCGCAGGTCGATAAGATTCGAAGGTTCGATCTGCTCCAGTCGCTCCTGCTGGGAGGGATCGTCCTGATCGTGGTCCTATTTTACGTCTGGCAGCACATTCAGGTAGTTCGACTCGGGTACCAGGTAGAATACTTCACGGGGGAGCGCGCCGGTCTCATTCAACAGCAGAAAGAGCTGCGCCTTGAGGTCGCCCGGCTCAAGTCGCTCCGCCGCGTGGAGGAGATTGCCCGTCGTCAGCTTGGCCTCACGAGCCCCAAGTCAGGTCAAGTGATTGTGATCGAGTAG
- the mraZ gene encoding division/cell wall cluster transcriptional repressor MraZ gives MFRGSFEHAIDDKGRLSIPARYREILKRRRERELILVDPLFDACIVAYPIKTWQEIEQNLLSKGNSDKKFREYARLISAHAVESMVDSQGRILIPPQLREKADLRRDVVIVGVLDKIEIWNRGRWASFCAQERDPEDYAGKLAELGIRI, from the coding sequence ATGTTCCGCGGAAGCTTCGAACACGCCATCGACGACAAGGGACGGCTCAGCATCCCGGCCAGGTACCGCGAGATCCTCAAGCGGAGACGGGAGCGTGAGCTGATCCTCGTTGATCCCCTCTTTGACGCCTGCATCGTAGCCTACCCGATTAAAACCTGGCAAGAGATCGAGCAGAATCTCCTGAGTAAGGGAAACTCGGATAAGAAGTTCCGGGAGTATGCTCGCCTCATATCGGCTCATGCGGTCGAGTCGATGGTTGACAGTCAGGGGCGAATCCTGATTCCTCCACAACTGAGGGAAAAGGCAGATCTACGCCGTGATGTCGTAATCGTCGGGGTGTTGGATAAGATTGAAATCTGGAACCGAGGGCGCTGGGCGTCCTTTTGCGCGCAGGAGCGGGACCCTGAGGATTACGCTGGCAAGCTGGCGGAATTGGGAATCCGGATATAG
- a CDS encoding UDP-N-acetylmuramoyl-L-alanyl-D-glutamate--2,6-diaminopimelate ligase, giving the protein MRLFDLIKGTEHQVLRGSVDVEIHAIRYDSRHVRPGDLFVCISGFRSDGHNYIQAAWTAGAVAVLVERHDLPETALQGGTVVKVADARQGLAVVADRFYGHPSRKLTMVGVTGTNGKTTTTYLVESVLRRAGHQVGLIGTIGYRCNGVETEAARTTPESCDLQALLERMTRLNADSVVMEVSSHALALHRVDGCEFDVAVFTNLTQDHLDFHGTMEAYRNAKLSLFERLGIGSTKTTEKAAVVNLDDPAADLFLGATRARRYTYSIERPADLSATDIGMGPDGIRCRLQTPWGATEIRSPLLGRYNLSNILAAAATGLHLGVSLSAVADGIAALHHVPGRCERVEAGQEFSVMVDYAHTPDALRRVLRMARQCCPGRLIVLLGCGGERDRGKRPIMGETALQLADFTVITSDNPRGEDPHQIIEEVEAGAKKVWGQGKGYVTISDRGMAIREALSLAGRGDMVVIAGKGHETYQILRDRTIPFDDRLVAREALHELGFCRE; this is encoded by the coding sequence ATGCGACTTTTCGACTTAATTAAGGGGACTGAGCATCAGGTCCTCCGCGGTTCTGTCGATGTGGAGATTCATGCGATCCGGTACGATTCCAGGCATGTGAGGCCCGGTGATCTGTTCGTGTGTATCAGCGGGTTCAGGAGTGACGGCCACAACTACATCCAAGCTGCCTGGACAGCAGGCGCTGTTGCGGTTCTGGTAGAGCGACACGATCTGCCGGAGACGGCACTGCAAGGAGGGACGGTGGTGAAGGTGGCCGATGCCCGGCAGGGCCTTGCCGTGGTCGCGGACCGATTCTACGGCCATCCCTCGCGCAAGCTCACCATGGTGGGGGTGACCGGTACCAACGGCAAGACCACCACCACCTACCTGGTCGAGTCGGTGCTGCGACGCGCAGGGCACCAGGTCGGACTGATCGGCACGATCGGGTATCGCTGCAACGGGGTGGAGACAGAAGCGGCGCGGACGACACCGGAGTCCTGCGATCTGCAAGCGCTCCTCGAACGGATGACGCGTCTCAACGCCGACAGCGTGGTCATGGAGGTTTCGTCCCATGCTCTGGCGCTGCATCGCGTTGACGGCTGTGAATTTGATGTGGCCGTATTCACCAACCTCACACAGGACCATCTGGACTTCCATGGCACCATGGAGGCATACCGGAACGCAAAGCTTTCGCTGTTCGAGAGGCTGGGTATCGGGTCAACAAAAACGACGGAGAAAGCGGCGGTCGTCAATCTGGATGATCCGGCCGCGGACCTCTTTCTTGGGGCGACGCGGGCGAGACGCTACACGTACAGCATAGAGCGACCGGCGGATCTGTCGGCCACTGATATCGGTATGGGGCCGGACGGAATCCGGTGCCGACTGCAGACCCCGTGGGGGGCCACGGAGATTCGCTCTCCGTTACTGGGGCGCTACAACCTGTCCAACATCCTGGCGGCTGCCGCCACGGGGTTACATCTGGGCGTGAGTCTGTCGGCGGTCGCAGACGGGATCGCCGCGCTCCACCACGTTCCGGGTCGGTGTGAGCGGGTGGAGGCGGGACAGGAATTCAGTGTGATGGTCGATTATGCGCATACCCCTGACGCGCTGCGACGTGTCCTCCGCATGGCGCGGCAGTGCTGTCCGGGACGCCTGATCGTCCTGCTCGGGTGCGGGGGAGAGCGGGATCGGGGGAAGCGCCCAATCATGGGAGAAACGGCTCTGCAGTTGGCCGACTTCACGGTGATCACCTCCGACAATCCCCGCGGTGAGGACCCTCATCAGATCATCGAGGAGGTCGAGGCCGGGGCGAAAAAGGTGTGGGGCCAGGGTAAGGGCTATGTTACAATTTCAGATCGAGGGATGGCAATTCGCGAGGCCCTCTCGCTGGCGGGTAGAGGTGACATGGTGGTGATCGCGGGGAAGGGACACGAGACCTACCAGATTCTTCGTGATCGTACGATCCCTTTTGATGACCGATTGGTGGCCCGAGAGGCGCTCCACGAGTTGGGGTTCTGCCGAGAGTGA
- the panC gene encoding pantoate--beta-alanine ligase produces MQTIDEPSAIQRRCESLRREGKAIGLVPTMGAFHEGHVSLMRSARADNDVVVVTIFVNPIQFGRGEDFDSYPRDLQGDLAQAERTGVDLVFTPSAEAIYPKGFQTYVDVTELTAGLCGASRPGHFRGVTTVVAKLFNLVRPHRAYFGQKDYQQSVVVRRLVADLNFDIDVVILPTVRESDGLAMSSRNVRLTPEERRAAPVLYRSLRCAQERVRSGEHSAKAILEEVRAMIEGEPLARIDYVAVCDPETLQPLDRIEGPVLLAIAVRFGGTRLIDNLLITRL; encoded by the coding sequence GTGCAGACTATTGATGAGCCGTCCGCGATTCAGCGCCGTTGTGAGTCGCTTCGGCGCGAAGGAAAGGCCATCGGACTCGTGCCGACGATGGGTGCCTTTCACGAGGGACACGTCTCGCTCATGCGGAGCGCGCGCGCAGACAATGACGTTGTTGTTGTGACTATCTTCGTGAATCCGATCCAGTTCGGACGGGGCGAGGATTTCGACAGCTATCCGCGAGACCTGCAGGGCGATCTGGCCCAGGCGGAGAGGACAGGGGTTGATCTGGTGTTCACGCCGTCCGCGGAGGCGATCTACCCGAAGGGCTTCCAGACCTACGTCGACGTGACCGAACTCACCGCGGGGTTGTGCGGCGCCTCCCGTCCGGGACACTTTCGTGGTGTGACCACGGTTGTCGCGAAGCTGTTCAATCTTGTCAGGCCGCACCGGGCCTACTTCGGACAGAAGGACTACCAGCAATCGGTGGTGGTTCGGCGCCTGGTAGCCGATCTCAACTTTGACATCGATGTCGTAATCTTGCCAACGGTACGAGAGTCCGACGGCCTCGCCATGAGCTCCCGAAACGTTCGATTGACGCCTGAGGAGCGGCGGGCCGCTCCCGTTCTGTATCGGTCGCTCAGGTGTGCACAAGAGCGGGTCAGATCCGGAGAGCACAGTGCGAAGGCCATCCTCGAGGAAGTGCGAGCGATGATCGAGGGTGAACCACTGGCGCGGATCGATTATGTGGCTGTGTGCGACCCGGAGACGTTACAGCCGCTTGATCGCATTGAAGGCCCAGTGTTGTTGGCCATCGCCGTACGATTCGGTGGGACGCGCCTCATCGATAATCTCCTGATTACGAGGCTCTAA